The sequence below is a genomic window from Plodia interpunctella isolate USDA-ARS_2022_Savannah chromosome 5, ilPloInte3.2, whole genome shotgun sequence.
tcacaattaattataaattgtaatataatattgtttatattattatattagtaggtaaTCAGGTTAAACTTTTATGTACCTTTTATGTAACTCaactttcaaaaaattatttttcagcaCTTTCATTATAGTATAAACGAATGTGtcttcaaatatttcattagaaCACTGATTTATACGTTAGATTCTACTTGTGATAAACGTTATTGCTTCGGTAACATCAATATTTTCAGCGTCAGCCTGCTgtcatgttttgttttcattagcGTGTCTCATATatggatttaataatattaataaatacaatattattttcattccaaAATCTGAggttaacattaatttattggtCTTATGGGGTCCTAAGGCGTGCAACTACGATAACGCAGCCGCGGGTAAAAACCTAGTTATTTCATAAGTGATTCTTTTACATTATGAatggaatttataataatcaatgacgtaacaattaaatttatggaTGTGTTTGATAGTTACGTGATGTCGCGCTGATGGATACGGCagactgatctgcatcgcaaatttaTACAATCAAGTTAATTTCAATACTGGTCAGTGCGTGTTAAAGCCATGTCTTACACAAGGTACTGTACGTCTGCacaataacaaacacatacataattaaCTCTCAGATGTAATTAAACCTTTGTAACGATTAGGACTTTGGATTaggactaatattataaatgtgaaagtaagtttgttaatcttcacgctttatctactcaactaaaacttcttgaaattttgcatacatatagtttgaaggaTGGAGATGGATTCtcatcccgaaaaaaaaactgctccAAAAAaagaagccgcgggcaatagctagtaataaataaatatataagtatatcaagacaaatcacacagattgactTGGCCCCAAAattagttcgagacttgtgtcatgggatactagtaactcaactatatttaattgtgtaacatatacttatatagaagAATATCCAAGACCTAGGTCtgcttgacctgaccggggatcgaacccggaacctccaGTATAGTAGTCCAGCATGACGACCATCAGGCCACATAGGTCagcttattaaaaaatgtaaaaagcaATTGCTTTATATAACACTAGCCGCttgccccggcttcgctcaggtgaaaccataataaaaagtagcctatatcaCTCCTGAAAGTTTCGCCCAtttttgtgtcaaatttcatcaaaatctgatCAGtagtttatccattacaaacgaaatacaaatcttatctctttttaatattagtatctaTTTTTTcccataaataataatactttaggtaaaatattttccccCAAGTAATTTGTTGTTCCACATTTCATTTCTGATAGATTAAAtattaagataatatttacttCGATTTGTCGTAAATAGTTTACTGACAAACAACTTGTTTACCTTTGACATTGATATACAGTGTTCTTCAAACCAAtcgtttattatttagatttgtCTTGTCCTGCTTCATTGTGTCAAGTATCTATATTACAAATTGGTGTTGGTGTGTacagtttgtatgtttgtgtagctagaatttagtttaaatttatttgacaaaagttatcttcatacatattttctagagctttttatttttactatttacttacttaaatagTCTTATTTACTACTATCTAAATCTACCATCGAATCGGAACGTAGTTTACTACTAAaagttcttcttcttcttgaccttatcccactcatgtggggtcggcacagtatgtaagttcctttcATTTCGTTCTATcgtttgccatatccattgatactcctctcctgttcatactatccttgacacactccatccatttcttcttaggtcttcctctattcctggaaccgtttacttccatctttaatgccctttTTAGACTGAAAAGTTCAGAGCCAGAAACTCGCACTTTTCTCTTTCAAAAGatgtttgttacattatttgattttacaataaaatattagcattaattttaaatctatatacatctaatctatatataatactttgcaagttaaataaaagcttatttaacttgcaatggcgaatgaaaaaaaaatttttcctgCTAAaagataggtacttaaataccTGCAAATCGAATAAGCAAATCCATAAGTAACAGCTAGTATGAACTATCGAAACAATTCTGTTATTCCAGtcttcattaataaatttgatgaATTGTGTTATTATTGTGTTTGGTATGTACGAGGCACCTCAAAGATACTGTCAACACCATAGAAAATATGTCGGTTGTTTATTCATAGTGACACATAAATTGTgaacttattaataaataattaaattataaattttgttcgTTGGCAACAATGAAAGCGTTGAAAACAGGGCCtcgtaaaatgtaattttatagaaacttttattaaattttaagtgtACGTGACATTCTACGGGTAAAGGTTAccaagggtgaatttcacaagcgtttgaacgcggcgtgtagcatTTCATTCTTGTgcgacattttatttttataaggaatattttttttttaatccaacattaataaaattaacattgtaccagtactttacttatttataaaataggatcattaaattgattactgtgtgtGGACTAACGACATCCCTCGGCGAaattcaaaacgctcgtgaaattcacccatggataggttttaaatatagttttttagttttgattcaaacagttttaaaataggtaGGATAAGAAATATGCGTAACTAaagttacatatatatatatatatatatatatatatatatatatatatatatatataacgtcATGCCGCCCGTCTGGCCAAGGCAGAAGGCGGTAAACCCAAGAAAtgttggcttgatgtcgtcaaggatgatatgcgtgccaatggccTGATAACCAGGGATGCCGacaaccgtgcgaagtggagacgaaaaagtaggaaagcggaaaCCTGCGCCCCGACGCCCAACGGCTGAGGAATGAAtcgggaatacgctcagattGAGACAGAGAAAGTTCGACCATAAGATACCTTTAAGACCATGAAAtgtcacacatttttttataaaagtagttCTATCTAGTAATTAActtctataattattatgtaggtatttatttcatttcattatagtTTATGCGTAAATAAAATTCGATCACAGGTACCTTTACCCGTAAAATGTcggttatatattttttaactgtgctaatcaataattaattagcgTCGCATTACTGTTTTCAGTTTACATTCACAAAATGCAAACACAAAGAACATGAGTGAAATTCATCAGTGCCTCCGCTTCTCCATGCTTATGTGTCGTTGGGTGGGATTCTTTCCTGTGGAGGGATTGCACCAACCTACAATATCTGGACTCaggttaatataaaaattaacagaaACTATGCCTTATATACCACTAATAAGATGAACGTgaaagtatgtatgtgtatcaGCATGCTATTTACTCCAATATGCAATGTTTGGaacacgggtagaatgtaaACTGAAATGGGTAGGTATGGGAGCGAAGTCCTGGTGCACAAATAGTCTATGATATagctaaaatgtaaattattttttatatcttataacaattataaataaaacttgtataGTTCACTtacaatttctaaattttgtcGGTTGCAATGTCATGATTAAGAGAAATATCAAATAACGTGCGGGTTTGAAATGTGCGAGATTTTAAATGGAATTATTGGTATTTAATGTGTCTCAAAAATCGAGTTTGTATTAAATGCATGACAATTTGTGATAGAGACATTTTTCGAAAGCGATCTTTTGAATTAagacattataattaaagaaaagaTACATTTTGCAGCTAGGGTACATCATGAGAAGTGAATGTTCTGGAAAATAACCTTTTGGTAgagaataaattgttttgtaaatacatttcaGGTATAACTTAAAAGGTATCTACGGAATATGCTATGTTGTAATCACATTGGTTGGTATTATACTAGGAATATTGAATGTTAttcattttgttaataatagaTTGACATTAGAGACTGTTGGTAAGTAGTTGTGCTTCTATTTTGCTTATTAGCATCTATCTTTCTTCTCTCTTTTCATCTTCTTCAattcttcttttcttttattttctcgGCATCATCTTCAGCCAAATTGCAGTCTGACAACTACCGTCGCcaccgacgaccgtgcgaagaggagacgaaaaagtagggaAGCGGACTTTGGGCTCCGACCCTCAACTGTTGAGGAAGAAAGAAAAGCGCTCAACActtttcttcctcagccgttgagcgtccaTAAGAGAGATCTTCAGACAAAGTGCGTCAGAATCTAGTCCTTTAATTTTAAGCGATAAAATTGGCTTAACAAATGCTGGATAATgctaactggccaatcacTTCAgccagatttatctagcaattagtttatctgtcagattacaatatgatattttatcagaaaataatgaaacaggCCTTAAGTTTAGCACTTTTTAACCCTTGCctcatgagtttgtattcaaatctgactcatatatactagttttcatcgaccaccacttgcttccggtgaaggcaaacatcgtgaggaaacctgaacactggttaattattattaacttgtgtgtgaaatttagaaggcaatggcaaaccactccattaataatgccaaaaaagttgttgtgtgtgtttcattccacgtaatgaccacgaccctcagccatgaggaatacgacatGGGGgtggaaaatatttacttctaATAATATGCAATGTTCTTACagacttttttatatactattcaACTGGATTTTTAACAATGGTAATATTGGCCAATTTCTCAAGACACTGGCCAGTGTTTGTTAGGAAAATGACAGAAATAGAATACTTACTTCAGGAGATACGCAGTTCAAAAAAGACAGACAAGTATTGTAACATCTTAGCGTCGATTGTAATGGTTGAACAATTAGGTAAgacattattatacttttccAAAGAAACGAATAAGGGGGTGTTACAtcggtcaactttgacgttgactttaaccagTGCGCAGGTCTTTCGGATCTGTGTGGCTAAATCGTCTGTGGTCGACCAGGTCGATAGGTCGATCAGCACATCATTGCGTCCCTTTTttcgcataatttttttatcctaatttaatttagcataaggagttaggcatatatttttttgacataacaatattttgacatacttgtTTTTGGCAgaccttttcaataagcatatttatagtttaggctaatatattttaacataattttgatttgcataaagctatagtgtagcagtaggttaGGGTGCGACGGGGCGGCCCTTGGGCCACCCCGtaagccgccaatatgcttaaaaattgttatgcatATGGtaggttaaaaaaatgtgcctGAAACATTATGTCAAGTTAATATTGTgcataactattattatgataagtaaaaatatgccatgttaaatcaatatcatcaatacatataataaaactgaagaaaggtcaaatttgtacattggatatttttttaaaatttttcatggaatatacttagttactgatatagatgacgaaaatatagttttggaaattgttgtctgtctgtctgtctgtctgtctgaacgcgcatcactcgaaatctactggaccgatttgcttgaaatttgttatgtaGCTACCTTATATACcaggttaacatcttagatacatttcatcccggtaaattgtcaggttcccgtaggataattgaaaaactaattatgaatcaaaaatgcctcagaatcccgggttaacatcttatagatatttcatcccggaaaatgaggagagtcctgtaggaaaattaaaataacaatccacggagccgatttactttaaaattttgtagaaaggtgtaaacagaatataaacaaattgtttttatcgattaacgTCTGTTATAGATTTAATGGGctcagtatgtatcaatacttcagtataaaactcttccatTACCGTGTGACTGACtggctgactgactgactgacagactgactgacagacaacatacacccgaaactgctgggcgggaagctgaaatttggcatgtaggtgagtgtaggtgagcactaagagaggatttttggaaattctactccgtagggggtgaaaggggtgaaatctGTAAGTATGAAAGTTCTACGCCGTTGAAGTTactgacttgaaaatttggattttggttgtttacaacagagtaatgaatacgtatttcagatttttccaaaaattaaCCCTAAACCCCTTCATAAGGGGGgtttcatacaattttcaagataaaaagctgaaaattggcacacttacttttttagcaaataacagtaaatacaaattgtttaatttttttttcgtttgtggttaataaaaaaccaggacgtaaaacgtcatggaaaatgggacggtatgcgttgcagaaagcgggagtgggagtaggagcgggaaatgggaaggagacacgtagtgggaaacaggcccgtcctgtttcccacattgcaaaaaacatgatatgTAACACGatggtacgggatatctactttacattacatagcaggaagcgggattggacaagtttacgggacgagacacgcagcgggaaacagaaaattgaactaaagatgagaaaaaattcgattttgaatcatatatcacaccagtcttacagagtacgcgataaaattactgtgatttcggtatgaaattcacgcgggcgaagccccgggcaaaagctagttttgacataaaattgtatgcaaaaaaaataggGAACTGTCATTGCGTCGTTCTCTCTTTTTTCATGGTGGGTACACATATgtaaaaagagacagcatgagGACGAGTGTGGAACTTCAGACAGAAACTATTCACCGATAGCACGTATCGccgaaatttttttttgtatgtaaagtaCTTAAAGCTTATAAACATGTacttacctaacctaacctaattaTGTCAAGTAGAACTGAATTTAcccattattataattcaaacttacttatctagattttgagaaaccaaaaaaaatattcggtaaaacgtgctTCTGTGAACTGTAGACACTCCTATGAGGACATTAGTAAGATGTTACGTATTTGTATGTTCTGCATTCTAGTTGATGATATTTATCGGCTAGTGTGTATGTCAAATAGCGAAGACAATGACAAACAACTccaataataagtatatttaaggTAGTTGTATGTGTTACATTCCAAATAGTGGCCACTACCCTAGGTAAATACGATAACTTTACGAAGAACACTTTTCCAGAAGGAATTTGCCAATATGGATTCGAAAACCTACAAGATCATGGCTTTGGTTTCACAAAATCTGAAAGCTGATAGAGGTCGTAAAACGTTCTATATTCAAAAGTATTTATCCTTTCACAtcacttcaaattcaaaagcctgtctatttttttgtctatctgactgtctgtctgtctttccATCCGTCCGTCTGCAGTAAACAACTAGTGCAATATAAGTTTAGACATCGCAATAAaaagtcaaaatataaattaaaaatatgataaagtaaaatattgtaatttaaaaatatacataatcaTTGACGAATATTTGTCACTCATTCTCGTCTATTCTTTTTTCAGTGGATTTCCTTTTATTTGCGACATACAATATGTACATAGCAAAAGACTGCATGGCCTCATCAAACGATATATGCGACATATTGCAAGAATTTTTCATACTAAATGCACCTTACTATTTTCAATTGCTACCTTATAGCCACATTGTCGGGGCAATTTTcgaggtaatttatttaattttaagatagaGAGATAGGTAAACTTCTTATTGCCCTAGTTACTAGAAAGTATGTCCTAGTTATAAGAAACTTTAGTAGTAActaaatattcaaacataaattagtGCAAATGCAGACTTATCGCAAAAGCCAGCCAACTTTGCGTGGAAGTGAAAGAAGTGAACCaccattaattaaataaattaagatacATATGTttgaatctttatttattaaattaactagcttatgcccgcgtcttcgcccgcgtgaatttcccacatttttttttatatttctttatttatgttacaatatttttatatgaaaaacacaAGCACTACcaacaaaaacctatattaGGTTTATACGTGGTAAGGCGAGTCGCTActcattacaattttacacaattttacgTAGTTCacactacatgtatgcaaaatttcacgaaGTTTTGGTAAGCAAATCAGTcgtgaagagttaacaaacaaactttcgcatttttaatatttattaggatACATCAAAACTTCATCATATATCAAAAATAGCTATAAATTAGACCAGCATTAGctatttccatttttattcattaatttttatccaTTTTTAGATCGCGCACGCTCAAGTTGCATTTTTGAAGAGCTTCACAGACGTGTTGATAATCAGTTTCAGTTTATACCTGATCTCATACTTCCAGGACTTGAATAAATGTATACACAGTCGCCAAGTAATTATAACGAATTAACTGGATGAGTTTATCGTGATCATGCAATATTATATGTAGAAGTAATCGTGTCTTTTGTTATTGTAGAACAACGGATCCTGGGAAAGATTCCGTATTCATTATACTCGCGTGGTGGAACTCGTGACCCAAGTGAATGCAAGGTTGTCTGTCTTCATCCTGCTATCATTTATCGggcacatattttatatatgtacccAAATCTTTCATATATTGATGTAAGCTATATTTTTTGGTACGGTTTTTGGTGCATTCTATAATGTTTTACGATGGCTCCACGACGGAATGTAATCGAAGACGTTCAATGaagcagaaaataaatttaattgcgAATACTATTGTCGCCATAGGAcctattatatacctatttatacatatatgtacagtatattttattaattcatgtctttatttttttttagagcATCGCATTCAAACTCTAAATTAAGTTACTGCGACAAAGATATTATTGAAAAGTaagttaaatgaataaatacaaaatgtaatattttgtctcCTCCGAGTGTCTACGTATGGTCTAAGAgtaacaaaaagtaataaattataattgtttcgTAAGAATATGTTTTCACCacagatttataaatattattagcttGAGTCCGCGGCTCCACCCGCGtttatttcccacgggaggaGTCTTTTTTTAGGATGAAAGATACTCTATGTATTCCGTATTTcaatctacatgtatgcaaaattttaagaagattggttgtgtaaataacgcgtgaagaagtacctaacaaatatacaaaggtactttcgcctttataatattagttctgattggttttgataaaattaaac
It includes:
- the LOC128669705 gene encoding gustatory receptor 5a for trehalose-like, whose amino-acid sequence is MSEIHQCLRFSMLMCRWVGFFPVEGLHQPTISGLRYNLKGIYGICYVVITLVGIILGILNVIHFVNNRLTLETVDFFIYYSTGFLTMVILANFSRHWPVFVRKMTEIEYLLQEIRSSKKTDKYCNILASIIAHAQVAFLKSFTDVLIISFSLYLISYFQDLNKCIHSRQNNGSWERFRIHYTRVVELVTQVNARLSVFILLSFIGHIFYICTQIFHILIASHSNSKLSYCDKDIIEKIHKSPTYLAYFVHSLWFLFMKFVVTSLLAANVSLVARKPLIELDTIPSSEYSLEVQRFRMRIQKNPVAIGGLLFFVTRPMLLQVVGSILTYELVLLQFH